In the Colius striatus isolate bColStr4 unplaced genomic scaffold, bColStr4.1.hap1 scaffold_68, whole genome shotgun sequence genome, one interval contains:
- the LOC133629561 gene encoding protein NDRG2-like, with amino-acid sequence MGSRRRDLRLQRSGASSLHCPVLLVVGENSPDKDAMGECIVKLDPTQTSFLKMADGGGQPQLTQPAKLTEAFKYFVQGMGYMAASTMTRLSRSRTASVASCGSAEGERGRSRTLSRGSVGGGPGSP; translated from the exons ATGGGGTCACG CCGCAGGGATCTGAGGCTGCAGCGCAGCGGCgccagcagcctgca CTGCCCCGTGCTTTTGGTGGTCGGTGAGAACTCCCCTGACAAGGATGCCATG GGGGAGTGTATTGTTAAGCTCGACCCGACCCAAACTTCCTTCCTCAAG ATGGCAGACGGGGGCGGCCAACCCCAACTCACCCAG CCAGCCAAGCTGACCGAGGCCTTCAAGTACTTTGTGCAGGGGATGGGCTACA TGGCCGCGTCCACCATGACTCGCTTGTCCCGGTCCCGAACCGCTTCGGTCGCCAGTTGCGGCTCGGCCGAAGGCGAACGGGGCCGGAGCCGAACCCTGTCCCGCGGCAGCGTCGGGGGAGGACCCGGGAGCCCTTGA